The Danio rerio strain Tuebingen ecotype United States chromosome 1, GRCz12tu, whole genome shotgun sequence genome includes a region encoding these proteins:
- the si:ch211-202h22.7 gene encoding LOW QUALITY PROTEIN: uncharacterized protein si:ch211-202h22.7 (The sequence of the model RefSeq protein was modified relative to this genomic sequence to represent the inferred CDS: deleted 2 bases in 1 codon), with protein MEKGMSPPPYPGPPLVQNNITYQQPPVTYQPQAVPMAAVYNPMTQQSVMSTVTQSSSMGQMAPVYPGVVSPGMSTSTVTQTMQSTAMPGIAPMAVYNPQPAVMSSSVIQTVQTAAPPPAQTTVVLMPSRLGECPGQMRCPHCQQQVVTETTYVNGLLVWGICIGLGIFGIWPCCLIPFCVDSCKDVQHRCPGCKSLVYVYKRS; from the exons ATGGAAAAGGGAATGTCACCTCCGCCATATCCTGGCCCTCCACTGGTCCAGAACAACATTACCTACCAGCAGCCGCCGGTTACTTATCAACCTCAAGCAG TTCCGATGGCTGCTGTATACAATCCAATGACTCAGCAGTCAGTCATG TCCACTGTAACCCAGTCATCTAGCATGG GTCAAATGGCACCAGTTTACCCAGGAGTAGTTTCTCCAGGCATGTCTACATCCACAGTAACTCAGACAATGCAGTCTACAGCCATGCCTGGCATTG CTCCGATGGCTGTTTACAACCCACAGCCCGCTGTCATGTCGTCCTCAGTAATTCAGACGGTTCAGACTGCTGCGCCTCCTCCTGCCCAGA CCACAGTGGTGCTCATGCCCTCACGACTGGGTGAGTGTCCAGGACAGATGAGATGTCCTCACTGCCAGCAGCAGGTGGTGACCGAGACCACATATGTCAACGGACTGTTGGTGTGGGGCATCTGCATTGGTCTCGGCATTTTCGG GATCTGGCCGTGTTGTTTGATTCCCTTCTGTGTGGATTCCTGCAAAGACGTCCAGCATCGCTGTCCAGGCTGCAAATCTCTTGTGTATGTGTACAAACGTAGTTAA